The Devosia sp. YIM 151766 genome includes a region encoding these proteins:
- a CDS encoding ABC transporter ATP-binding protein, translated as MSNISIRDVRKAYTKSAPPAVDRLSLEIVKSDFLCLLGPSGCGKTTTLRMIAGLEHPTEGQIVVGDRTLVSVDEGIYVPAEKRDMGLVFQNYALWPHMSVAQNVEFGLKLRKLAKPERDRIVAEVLEKLGIARYRDRLPSQLSGGQQQRVALARMLALKPDVILLDEPLSNLDAKLRLEMRAELKRIHQEVGATIVFVTHDQWEAMTLATNIAVMSEGELQQLGTPDDIYERPANRFVAEFVGNLPINIIELKDGASGPLVDWVRTMLAKLALPEAAGSVGIRPESVHLTSETDDETRSAQVVDIVPTGGSWIVELSVDNDKFFAITPEAPRVAPGGNVGLSVSREHLHIFDAAGRRIEIQ; from the coding sequence TACCAAGTCGGCGCCGCCCGCCGTCGACCGGCTCAGCCTGGAAATCGTCAAGTCGGATTTCCTCTGCCTGCTCGGCCCCTCCGGCTGCGGCAAGACAACGACGCTGCGCATGATCGCCGGCCTCGAACATCCAACCGAGGGCCAGATCGTCGTGGGCGACCGCACGCTGGTTTCCGTCGATGAGGGCATTTATGTGCCGGCCGAGAAACGCGATATGGGGCTGGTCTTCCAGAACTATGCGCTCTGGCCGCATATGAGCGTGGCGCAGAATGTCGAATTCGGCCTCAAGCTGCGCAAATTGGCCAAGCCCGAGCGCGACCGCATCGTCGCCGAGGTTCTCGAAAAACTGGGCATCGCCCGCTACCGCGACCGCCTGCCCTCGCAGCTTTCCGGCGGCCAGCAGCAGCGCGTGGCGCTGGCCCGCATGCTGGCGCTCAAGCCCGACGTGATCCTGCTCGATGAGCCGCTGTCCAATCTCGATGCCAAGCTGCGGCTGGAAATGCGCGCCGAATTGAAGCGCATCCACCAGGAGGTCGGCGCCACTATCGTCTTCGTCACCCACGACCAATGGGAAGCGATGACATTGGCCACCAATATCGCGGTGATGAGCGAGGGCGAATTGCAGCAGCTGGGTACGCCCGACGACATCTATGAGCGTCCCGCCAATCGCTTCGTCGCCGAATTCGTCGGCAATCTGCCGATCAATATCATCGAGCTGAAGGACGGGGCCAGCGGCCCGCTGGTCGACTGGGTGCGCACCATGCTGGCAAAGCTCGCTCTGCCCGAAGCTGCGGGCTCGGTCGGCATCCGCCCGGAATCGGTGCATCTGACCAGCGAAACCGACGACGAAACCCGCTCGGCACAAGTGGTCGACATCGTCCCCACCGGCGGCAGTTGGATCGTCGAATTGTCGGTCGACAACGATAAATTCTTCGCCATTACGCCCGAAGCGCCTCGCGTGGCGCCGGGCGGCAATGTCGGTCTCTCGGTCTCCCGGGAGCACCTGCACATCTTCGACGCGGCCGGTCGCCGCATCGAAATTCAATAA